DNA from Salinibacterium sp. dk2585:
ACTTCGCCCCGCTCCAAGTGCTCAGCCGGGTCGGCCGCCTCGCCCGCCACCTCGACCGCGCCCGCCGCACGGCCTTCGCGGCATCCGGCCTCGAATCATGGGAATTCGACGTGCTCTCCGCCCTTCGGCGCGAAGGTGAGCCCTACCAGCTCAGCCCCAAGTCGCTCCTGCAGCAGACCCTCGTCTCCTCTGGCACCATGACCAACCGCATCGACCGCCTCGTCGAGCGCGGACTCGTCACCCGCAACGCCGACCCGCGCGACCGCCGCAGCGTGCTCGTCACCATGACCGGGGAAGGCCGCGCCCGCGTTGACACGGCGATCACGCAACTCCTCGAATCGGAGCGGGCCCTCCTCGCCGCGCTGCCGGATGCCGAACACGAACGACTCGCCGACCTGCT
Protein-coding regions in this window:
- a CDS encoding MarR family winged helix-turn-helix transcriptional regulator, which codes for MPARDNPDRLDEVDRIVDAWQRERPDLDFAPLQVLSRVGRLARHLDRARRTAFAASGLESWEFDVLSALRREGEPYQLSPKSLLQQTLVSSGTMTNRIDRLVERGLVTRNADPRDRRSVLVTMTGEGRARVDTAITQLLESERALLAALPDAEHERLADLLRVLSLDFD